Sequence from the Candidatus Alcyoniella australis genome:
GCTGATCCTCGACAACTATGAAAGCGTATTGCAGGCCCAGGACCGTAAAGAACCAGGTGCAATTGCTTTGGGAGCCTATTTGAACACCGTCGGATTGCAAACCAATCTGCTGGTCACCACGCGTGAGAAACCCTCGCGCATCAGCAAGGAGCATGTATTCAAGATAGGCGTTGTAAGACGCGGCTCCGCCATGCTGATCATTGAGGATGAGCTGTCCGATAAGAAGGAGCTGTTCGCAGCCGACAAGCTGGATAAAATTGCGGAGAAGCTCCTTGATCACCCGCTGGCCTGCAGGCTGGTTGGCGGCTACTTGGCAGAGATAAAAATTGATCCTAATCAGGCTATCGAAAAGGTTCGAGAGTTCCTGCTCAAAGCCACGGGAAAAGCCACAGACGATCATTTGACCAGCTTTGATAATTCCCTGGCCTTGAGCCTGGAAGCGCTCTCTGCCGACGAGCGCCGACTGATCGAGGCTGTGTCGATCTTTCAGGGGCCGTTCACTGCCGAGGCCGCGGGATTTATCGCTGAGTTTGACGAGTCTATTCCAGTTCTTGACCGCCTCAGCCGCCGCAGCCTGGTCGAATGCCGGGAAGTGCCGCACTACCCCAAAGTCGAGGTCTACACGATCCACGCCCTGATTAGGGAGACTATCTGGGAAAAGGCCGATCAAAAACGCTGGCTGCAAAAGCTCTCCCAGTACACTCTGCTGATCGGCAGTGATATTTCCGCACAAAGATATGTATCGGATATCGACTTCCTGGTCTCGGTCCAGCAGATGCTTCCCGACCTGGTCCGCGGCGCGCGTAATATGGGAGAAGGTGGCACTGCGGCTCTACATAATCTTGGTATTTTGTTTGAAGGCCAGGGAGATTATCTGACCGCGCTTCGTCTATTTGAAGAAAGTATGAAACTAGAGCCACCTGACAACAAAAAGGGTATCGCCCAATCCTTCCACCAGATCGGCATGATCCATCATGATCGCGGCAATTTGGACTCCGCCCTGAAGCAATACCAGCAAGCGCAAGAGATATTCGATGAGCTCGGCGCGAAAAGGGAGCAGGCTGCCGTCCTTCACCAGATCGGTAGAATCCATGAGCTGCGAGGCGATTTGGACGCCGCCCTAAAGCAATATCAGCAGAGCATCAAAATCGAGAAAGAACTAGGTAACAAGGCGGGCGTTGCCCAATCCCTCCACCAGATCGGCATGATCCATCAGGATCGCGGCGATTTGGACGCCGCCCTGGAGCATTACCAGCAGAGCCTCGAGATCGAGATTAGTTTAGGTAA
This genomic interval carries:
- a CDS encoding tetratricopeptide repeat protein; the protein is MGALAIIIGVAAVIIAIVIYLLQKKKSEKTHRIVEESKKELDAIKSKIEASFEIQTIITPKFDLSEIFHPTLIRGRTTELGEITGLLNSGERVITLLGMGGIGKSVLACLVANQVKDNFAAVWGFSFKTDTSLDGFLKKLGIHLFGGQIQQAGEGQLRAAVDAKLSSGKYLLILDNYESVLQAQDRKEPGAIALGAYLNTVGLQTNLLVTTREKPSRISKEHVFKIGVVRRGSAMLIIEDELSDKKELFAADKLDKIAEKLLDHPLACRLVGGYLAEIKIDPNQAIEKVREFLLKATGKATDDHLTSFDNSLALSLEALSADERRLIEAVSIFQGPFTAEAAGFIAEFDESIPVLDRLSRRSLVECREVPHYPKVEVYTIHALIRETIWEKADQKRWLQKLSQYTLLIGSDISAQRYVSDIDFLVSVQQMLPDLVRGARNMGEGGTAALHNLGILFEGQGDYLTALRLFEESMKLEPPDNKKGIAQSFHQIGMIHHDRGNLDSALKQYQQAQEIFDELGAKREQAAVLHQIGRIHELRGDLDAALKQYQQSIKIEKELGNKAGVAQSLHQIGMIHQDRGDLDAALEHYQQSLEIEISLGNQLGIGQSYDTIGPLLFEMGKKDEGLKLVQQALEIFERIGAKPNVERAQHNLEILRGML